One genomic region from Gammaproteobacteria bacterium encodes:
- a CDS encoding thymidylate synthase — protein MQQYLDLMRHVRDHGTRKEDRTGTGTLSLFGYQCRYNLNDGFPAVTTKKLHFKSIIHELLWFLKGDTNIAYLKQNGVSIWDQWADEQGELGPVYGHQWRSWPTPDGGHIDQISNLIDGIKNNPDSRRLIVSAWNVAEVANMALPPCHSLFQFYVLDGRLSCQLYQRSADIFLGVPFNIASYALLTLMIAQVCDLEPGDFIHTFGDAHLYSNHLDQVDLQLSREPLPLATMKINPNVRSLFDFKYDDFTLENYQSHPGIKAPIAV, from the coding sequence ATGCAGCAATATCTCGATTTAATGCGCCATGTGCGAGATCATGGCACACGCAAAGAAGACCGCACTGGCACCGGTACCCTGAGTCTGTTTGGCTACCAATGCCGCTACAATTTAAATGACGGTTTCCCAGCAGTTACCACCAAAAAGCTGCATTTTAAGTCCATTATCCACGAACTTCTTTGGTTCTTAAAGGGTGATACCAATATCGCCTATCTGAAACAAAATGGTGTGTCGATTTGGGATCAATGGGCCGATGAGCAGGGCGAACTTGGCCCTGTTTATGGCCATCAATGGCGCTCGTGGCCAACGCCCGATGGTGGCCATATCGATCAAATCAGCAATCTGATCGACGGCATCAAAAACAACCCTGACTCGCGCCGTCTTATCGTCAGCGCCTGGAATGTCGCCGAAGTAGCCAATATGGCTTTACCACCGTGCCATTCACTATTTCAGTTTTATGTGTTGGACGGGCGTTTGTCGTGCCAGCTATACCAGCGTAGTGCTGACATCTTTCTCGGTGTGCCGTTTAATATCGCCTCGTACGCCTTACTAACCTTAATGATCGCGCAAGTCTGCGACTTAGAACCCGGGGATTTTATTCACACTTTCGGCGATGCACATTTGTATTCAAATCACCTAGACCAGGTTGATTTACAACTGTCACGTGAGCCATTACCCTTAGCAACGATGAAAATTAATCCCAATGTTCGTTCGCTCTTTGATTTTAAATACGACGACTTCACCCTAGAGAATTACCAATCACACCCAGGCATCAAAGCACCTATTGCGGTTTAA
- a CDS encoding prolipoprotein diacylglyceryl transferase, which yields MAYTHNIDPIAINLGSLPIHWYGIMYLLGFAGAWWLGVHRCKQPHVNWTAEQVGDVIFYGAMGVIVGGRLGYMLFYDFASIVADPSRIIRIWEGGMSFHGGLIGVIVAMWLFGRKTKKCFLQVTDFVAVLTPIGLFTGRIGNFINGELWGKASDAPWAMIFETGRSATNIPRHPSMLYEAALEGLVLFTILFLVSRRPQSMGLISGLFLLFYGVFRFAVEFVRIPDEHLGYRAFDWLTQGQILSIPMILLGFGLIIYAQKQKTAATT from the coding sequence ATGGCTTATACCCACAACATCGACCCGATAGCAATTAACCTCGGCTCCCTACCTATCCACTGGTACGGCATCATGTACCTTCTTGGCTTTGCCGGCGCCTGGTGGTTAGGCGTTCACCGTTGCAAGCAGCCACACGTCAATTGGACCGCTGAACAAGTGGGTGATGTCATCTTCTATGGTGCCATGGGCGTCATCGTTGGCGGACGACTCGGCTATATGCTGTTTTATGATTTTGCCAGTATCGTTGCCGACCCAAGCCGTATCATTCGCATATGGGAGGGCGGTATGTCCTTTCACGGCGGACTTATCGGCGTCATCGTTGCCATGTGGCTATTTGGCCGCAAGACAAAGAAATGCTTCTTGCAGGTTACCGACTTTGTCGCCGTACTGACACCCATCGGGCTATTTACCGGACGCATCGGCAATTTTATCAACGGTGAGTTATGGGGCAAAGCCAGCGATGCGCCCTGGGCCATGATTTTTGAAACAGGCAGATCAGCCACCAACATCCCGCGCCACCCCTCAATGCTTTACGAAGCAGCATTAGAAGGCTTGGTGTTATTTACCATTCTTTTTCTTGTGTCGCGACGGCCACAGTCAATGGGATTAATATCGGGGCTTTTCCTGCTGTTTTATGGGGTCTTCAGGTTCGCCGTCGAGTTCGTGCGTATTCCGGATGAGCACCTTGGCTACCGTGCGTTTGACTGGTTGACTCAGGGTCAGATACTGTCAATACCGATGATTCTATTAGGCTTTGGTCTAATTATTTATGCCCAAAAGCAAAAAACGGCGGCAACAACATGA